Proteins from one Atribacteraceae bacterium genomic window:
- a CDS encoding S1 RNA-binding domain-containing protein, which translates to MIEVDSIVEGTVVGITKFGAFVELKDGKKGLVHISEISNQYVKDVAEHLKLNDKVRVKVISITDDGKIDLSIKRLNEDEEYMEKLNRSKQNFEQKMSRFLKQSQEKITDLKRHRENKRRR; encoded by the coding sequence ATGATCGAAGTTGACAGCATTGTGGAAGGTACCGTGGTTGGCATTACGAAGTTCGGGGCTTTCGTTGAGCTTAAGGATGGCAAGAAGGGTCTGGTTCATATCTCCGAGATCTCCAATCAGTATGTGAAAGATGTGGCCGAACACCTGAAACTCAATGATAAGGTTCGGGTGAAAGTCATCAGCATCACCGATGACGGAAAAATCGACCTTTCCATCAAGCGGTTGAACGAAGACGAGGAATATATGGAGAAACTCAACCGCAGCAAGCAGAATTTCGAGCAGAAAATGAGTCGTTTTCTCAAGCAAAGCCAAGAGAAAATAACCGATCTGAAACGCCACCGGGAAAACAAGCGCCGTCGCTGA